Proteins from a genomic interval of Oncorhynchus clarkii lewisi isolate Uvic-CL-2024 chromosome 13, UVic_Ocla_1.0, whole genome shotgun sequence:
- the LOC139423946 gene encoding galanin receptor 2b: MSDLEEFSKTAGHWNTSDSYQLNPTSVIVPVVFSLIFLLGTIGNSLVLAVLLRSGQVGYNTTNLFILNLSVADFFFIIFCVPFQATIYSLEGWVFGSFMCKVVHFFINLTMYASSFTLAAVSVDRYLAIRYPLRSRELRTPCNAVVAMVVIWGLSLIFAGPYLSYYDLIDYANSNVCVPGWEEYNRKVLDTCTFVFGYVIPVLIVSLSYTRTIKYLWTAVDPLDGMSESKRAKRKVTKMIIIVTVLFCLCWLPYHVVILCYLYGDFPFNQTTYAFRILSHCMAYANSCLNPIVYALVSKHFRKGFKKVFSCILSKNGRNKVHVVHVANTVPGFQAGSTEVSQMNEDNVRQNDCEMSSRPIAEPREATISHFQKQP, translated from the exons ATGTCAGATCTGGAAGAATTCAGCAAAACAGCAGGGCACTGGAACACATCGGACAGCTACCAGCTGAATCCCACCAGTGTGATCGTGCCCGTTGTGTTCTCGCTCATATTCCTGCTGGGGACCATTGGGAACAGTCTGGTTCTGGCCGTCCTCCTCCGCAGCGGCCAGGTGGGATACAACACCACTAACCTGTTCATCCTCAACCTCAGCGTGGCCgacttcttcttcatcatcttctGCGTGCCTTTCCAAGCCACCATCTACTCCCTGGAGGGCTGGGTGTTCGGCTCCTTCATGTGCAAGGTGGTCCACTTCTTCATCAACCTCACCATGTACGCCAGCAGCTTCACGCTGGCCGCCGTCTCGGTTGACAG GTATCTGGCCATTCGCTACCCTCTTCGCTCTAGAGAGTTGAGAACGCCCTGTAATGCCGTGGTTGCCATGGTAGTCATCTGGGGACTATCATTGATCTTCGCAGGACCGTATTTGAGCTACTACGACCTCATAGATTACGCCAACAGTAACGTTTGTGTTCCAGGTTGGGAGGAGTACAACCGCAAGGTGCTGGACACGTGCACCTTTGTGTTTGGTTATGTGATCCCTGTGCTCATCGTGAGCCTGTCCTACACCAGAACCATCAAGTACCTGTGGACTGCTGTGGACCCTCTGGACGGGATGTCAGAGTCCAAGAGGGCTAAGCGCAAAGTCACCAAAATGATCATCATCGTCACAGTGCTCTTCTGCTTATGCTGGCTGCCCTATCATGTGGTGATCCTATGCTATCTGTACGGAGACTTCCCCttcaaccagaccacatacgcaTTCAGGATCCTCTCTCACTGCATGGCCTACGCCAACTCCTGCCTCAACCCCATTGTGTACGCCTTGGTGTCCAAGCACTTTCGCAAAGGTTTCAAGAAGGTGTTCAGCTGCATTCTCAGTAAGAACGGCAGGAACAAAGTGCATGTGGTACATGTGGCCAACACAGTGCCTGGGTTCCAGGCGGGGTCCACAGAAGTGTCACAAATGAATGAGGACAATGTACGACAAAATGACTGTGAGATGAGCAGCCGGCCCATCGCCGAGCCGAGGGAAGCAACTATAAGCCATTTCCAGAAACAGCCTTGA